The Burkholderia sp. PAMC 26561 genome includes the window ACGCGCAACATCCGTCGGCATGGACGCAAGAAATCGATTTGCGGCCGTTCAAGGAATCGTTCTAGTCTCCGGGGCTGATCGCACATCATCAATTGCGGTCAGTTCCCGAACAAGCTCACCTCGTAGCTGGCCGAGCGCGGTTATTTCAACAGCAAGCGCGTTCGGATAAAGCCAGGCTCTTTCGAAAGCGCCTGGATCAATCCATTCGATGGCGCGCGGTCCAGATCCGTGACCACATATCCCGTTTCGCCCTGCGTTTGCAAATGCTGCGCGACAATATTGGCGCCCTCCGCCGCAAGCTTTGTGTTGAGCGTGGCGAGCGCGCCCGGCGCATTGCCGTGAACGTTGAGCAAACGCGCGGCTGCGTCGAGCGGTCCCGGATTCACGTGCGGGAAGTTGACGGCCCCGACCGTGTCGCCCGTGGTCAGAAACGAAATCAGCTTGGTCGCGACCTCCGTGCCGATATTCTCCTGCGCCTCCTCCGTGCTGCCGCCAACGTGCGGCGTGAGGATCACATTCGGCAAGCCCTGAAGCACGCTTTTGAATTCATCGGCGTTTGTTTTCGGCTCTTCCGGGAATACATCGATCGCCGCACCGCCCAGCCGCTTCGCGTTCAACGCTTGCGCGAGCGCTTCGATATCGACGACCGATCCGCGCGACGCGTTGATCAGGATTGCGCCGGGTTTGAAGCAGGCGATCGTCTCTGCATCGATCATGCAGTTGGTTTGCGCGGTCGCCGGCACATGGAGTGTGACGACGTCGGCTTGCGATACGGCGTCGGCCAACGATTGCGATGCACGCGCCGAGCCCAGCGACAAACGCGCCTGCACATCGTAATAAACCACGCGCATTCCCATGGCTTCGGCAAGCACGCCAACCTGCGAGCCGATGTTGCCGTAACCCACGATCGCGATCGTCTTGCCGCGCGTTTCGAACGACCCGCTTGCGCCCTTCGCCCACTTGCCCGCATGCGCCTGTACGCTTTTTCCGGCACGCGGCGCAATAGCAGAATGGCTTCTGCAATAACCAGTTCCGCCACCGAACGCGTGTTCGAAAACGGCGCGTTGAACACCGGAATGCCTGCTTGTGCAGCGGCGTTCAGATCGACTTGCGACGTACCGATGCAAAAGCAGCCAATCGCAAGCAGATGACGCGCGGCATCGATTTCATCGCGCCGGAGATGCGTCGCCGATCGAATCCCGACAAGGTTGTGCGCCTGGAGCGCGCTCAGCAGCTCTGCGCCAGCAAGCGCGCCTGCGCGCCGCTCGACCTCGAGCTTTGACTCGCTGAAACGGGCAACCGCGGTGTCGTGGATATTTTCGAGTAGAAGTACAGAGGTCATGGAACGCTTTTGAGTCGGTGACCTGGGCGTTGTGGGCCCAGCAAGTGGCAAGAGTAGGCAAGGGCGCGCAAGTGGTGTCCCCGAACAAGTCGACGCCAAGCAATCGACGTCGTGTTCGATGTTACCGCTTGCAGCGCCCTAGCATTCGCCACCCTACTCGTGATATGGCCTTTATTTCAAGGCTTCCGGAATACTTTGTTTGGCGATTCCTTGACTGATTGTTTTCTTGGGAAAACAATCAGTTCGTTTGAAACGTCCCAATACTGTCGGGTATCGCACTAAACTGGGTTCTCACGCCACCAGAGGGAACCGTCAAAGCCATTACTCAGATTCGACCTTGTTGAAGGTCGCAG containing:
- the serA gene encoding phosphoglycerate dehydrogenase → MAPRAGKSVQAHAGKWAKGASGSFETRGKTIAIVGYGNIGSQVGVLAEAMGMRVVYYDVQARLSLGSARASQSLADAVSQADVVTLHVPATAQTNCMIDAETIACFKPGAILINASRGSVVDIEALAQALNAKRLGGAAIDVFPEEPKTNADEFKSVLQGLPNVILTPHVGGSTEEAQENIGTEVATKLISFLTTGDTVGAVNFPHVNPGPLDAAARLLNVHGNAPGALATLNTKLAAEGANIVAQHLQTQGETGYVVTDLDRAPSNGLIQALSKEPGFIRTRLLLK